AGCCGCTCGAACACGCGCCGTGGGTCGTTCTCGGCGGGGATCGGCTTCCCCTCCTGGTCGTACGACAGGGTGCTGGTGCGCGACATGAACCCGACGCCGGCATCGATCGACAGCACCAGCGACGGCTGCCGGCAGAAGCGCTTCGTGTGCAGCGCCACCGTCTGGTCGAGCGACACGCTGTTGAACGATCCGGGCGCAGGCGCCTGCAACGGCGCACCGGTGAGCCACATGTCGGAGCAGATGTGCGAGTCGGCCTTGGGCCCGTTGCCATGGGAGAGGCCGCCGAAAAAACTCAGCCGGTCGATGAACGGCTCGAGCGCTGCGGTCGACGTGCCGAGGCGGAGGCGGCCGTCGTCGCCGACCCGCGGGAACCAGAACCACTCGTCGATCCCCAGCTCGGGCCGCGGCAGCGCCATGCCGTTGGCGGTGTACACGGCACAGAACCGGCGCGGCGGCGCCGCCGCCACCTCGTCTCCCATCGCCTCCAGCAGCGGCAGGGCCAGCGCCGTGCCGGCGATCCCGCGAAGGACGGCACGGCGCTCGACCCGGCGGGCAGCGACGGCGTGGCGCACGGCACGGTTGCTCATCACGGCCTCACTTGGTCAGAAACGGCGCGCTGGCGACGACCGCCTGGAGGGCATCGCGGACACCCGCCCCGCGGGCGCGGAGGGCGACGGCGAGCTCGCGATACATCTTCGCATCGGCTCCCACCGGGGGGCGACCGCAGCCGTAGGTGGCGAGGCGGCGCAGCAGTTCGGCGACCACGTCATCGAGCAGGGCCGTCCGGACATGGTCGCGAAACGCCGTGAAATCGGCGACGACCGTCCCGTCGGGCAGCCGCGACGCGGCGTCGACAGCGTCGCTGCGCAGCCGCCCGGCGGCATCGAATGCCTCGAACGGCAGCCCCCACGGATCGATCCCCTCGTGGCAGCCGGTGCAGCCCTTCGCGGAGCGGTGGCGCTCGAGCCGCTCGCGCAGCGGCAGCGCCGTGAGGTCGTCGAGCTTCGGCACGTTGGGGGGCGGGTCGGGAGGCGGCCGGCCGACGATCGCCCGCGCGAACCAGGCGCCGCGTTTCACCGGATTCGGCTCGCGCCCGTCCGACAGCCCCGCCAGGACTGCCGGCATCGTGAGCAGGCCGCCGAGATCGGCACGGGTGCCGACGGCGACCGGCACGAACTCGAAGCCGCTCTCGACGCGCTCGCCGCAGCCGTAGTAGTCGGCCACCACCTCGTTGACGACGACCACGTCGGCGGCGACGAGCTGCCCGAGGGGCGCGTTGGTCCGGACGAGGTGCTCGAAGAACCGCGCCGGCTCGGCACGGAGCGACGGCTTGGCATGGGCGCCAAGCCGCGGGAAGCGGGTCCGATCGGTCTCGACGACGTCGAACCGGCCGAGCCCGAGCCACTCGCCGACGAACGCGTCGGCGAAGCGCGAGAAGCGCCGGTCGGCCACGAGCCGCTCGACCTCGCCGGACAGCGCGGCGGCGAGCGTGCCGTCGGCGGCGCGGCTCTGGAGCGCGTCGTCAGGGGGGGAATTCCAGAGGAAATACGACAGCTTGGCGGCCAGTTCGTGGCCGCCGAGCGGCTCGGCCTCGGGGCCCGTGCTCGTCTCGACGAGAAACAAGAACTGCGGCGCCGCGAGCACGGCCAGCAGGGCGTCGTGGAGGGCCGCCTCGTCGTCGGCTCCGGACTCGACCGCTCCGCGCCACACCGCCACGAGCGCCTCGACTTCGACGCCCGTCACCGGCCGGCGATAGGCGCGCGTCGCGAACGCCGTGAGGATCGCGCGGGCGCGGGCTGCGCGATCGGAGACGTCGGCACCCGGCACGTCGATGATCATCCGGTGCGACGGCGGCGGCCACGACTCGACGAGCGGCCCCTCGAACTCCACGCTTCGCACCAGCACCCTCGGCACGTCGCGGTCAGCCGTGTATTCGCTGCGGACCGCGATCTCGCGGATACCGGCGAGGTAGTTGGGGTTGCCGGGCTCGACGTCCGGATCGGGGAAGTTGGCGATCGCCCCCTCGAACCGGAATTCAGCCAGCTCCGTGGATCCGACCGCCTGCGGCGCGCCGACTGGCGCCAGCGTGCTGCCGCAGTCGCGCCGCAGGCCGAGGTGGACGCCGAGCCACGGCGTGCGGCGTTCGAAAGCCATCAACCGCCTCGCCAACGTCCCTGTCTCGTCGAGCCGCTCGAGCGCCAGGCCTTCGATCGGCTCGCTCCCGGCGGTCGTGGCCGCCAGCGCGACCGGTCCCGCGGGAAGGCGGACGACGACGAACCCCGATTGGTACCACGGGGCGGCGAAATGGCGCGATCCGACGTCGAGCACCACCTCCTTCGCCTCCGGCGGCGGCGTGCCGTCGGGCAACAGCGCCCGTGGCGCGGCGCCGGCGAGTCGGACATGGACGAGATGGATCCCCGGCTCGGCCACCGTGGCGGTAAACCGCCCCGCCGTGTCGCCGGGCGTCGCCGCGACCGCCGCCGCGCCGGGCCCGTGTGCCGTCGGCAGAGCACCGACGAGCAGACCGTCGTCGACACGCGCCGCCCGGACCGTGACGCGGAACCGCCCGCGCTTCGGCAGCTCGCGGAGGGCGATCTTGAAATTGGGGAGCGGACCATACTTGCTCGCGTCGCCGAGGAATCGGGCGCCGGGGATCGACGGCCGCAGGAGCAGCCCGTCGCCGACGACCTCGGCATTGCGACCGCGCGGGTCGACGATCCGGCGCACGTCGTCGCCGTCGGAGCCGCGCAGGCAGGCGAACACCGCATGGTGGATGCCGTCGAACTCGCGCCAGCCGCGGACCGTGTCGTTGCCCTGATAACCCTCGATGAACCGGAACTGCCGCTGCATCGCCACGGCCTCGAACGCAAAGGGCTTCGCGACCGGCGGCTCGGTGACGAGGACGTCGGCCGGTGAGAGCAACTGGCTGATGTGGCCGAGGACGAGCGCCTCTCGCGCCGGCGCGGGATTGACCCCGGTGCCGAAGTCCACCCGGAAGCGTTGGATCCGCGGCGGCACGCGCGGGTCGACGAGCGCCGCGTCGAGGGCCCGCTCGGCGGCCGCGAGAAACGCCTCGAGGTGGAGCTCGGAAACCTGCAGTGAGCCGATCTGGTTGGTGAACCCGTCGCGCGCCACGGCGTCGGGGGGCAGGCCGGCGGTGACGTCGTCGTCGATGCCGAGCAGGTCGTGGAGCGTGTGACGGATCTGGGCGACGGTGAGCCGCCGCGTCGCCCCGTGCCGGGCGACCGGCCGCGACCGCGCCACCTCGAGGCCGCGCTGCACCCATGCGACCAGCGCCGCGCGCTGCTCGGCGCTCGGCTGCGGAGCATCCTCCGGCGGCATCGTGCCCGCGACGAGCTCACGTTCGATCCGCTCAAACAGCGCGATCGCGCCGTCGTCGGGCACGGCGGCGAGGTCGTCGAGGCGGACGCCCGACTCGTGGGTGTCGGCGTCGTGGCAGCCGACGCACGACTCGGCAAGCACCGGCTGCACCGCGGCCGCGAGCTCTCCCCGCAGCCCCACCTCGTCGGCGCCGTCGCCGGCCGGGCCCGCGGCCCCGGCCACCAGCGCGGCCAACGCCACGGCGAGCGTGAGTCCACCGCGCACGACCATCGCCATGCTCCCCGTCACATGACCCGCAAAGGTGCCCCCGGAGACAGCCCGCTACCGTATAAAAAAGAGAAGTCCCGTCAGTGCCCGGTGGTGAAATGTGACAGGTGACCAGCCCGAGGCCGC
The sequence above is a segment of the Planctomycetota bacterium genome. Coding sequences within it:
- a CDS encoding DUF1592 domain-containing protein, whose translation is MAMVVRGGLTLAVALAALVAGAAGPAGDGADEVGLRGELAAAVQPVLAESCVGCHDADTHESGVRLDDLAAVPDDGAIALFERIERELVAGTMPPEDAPQPSAEQRAALVAWVQRGLEVARSRPVARHGATRRLTVAQIRHTLHDLLGIDDDVTAGLPPDAVARDGFTNQIGSLQVSELHLEAFLAAAERALDAALVDPRVPPRIQRFRVDFGTGVNPAPAREALVLGHISQLLSPADVLVTEPPVAKPFAFEAVAMQRQFRFIEGYQGNDTVRGWREFDGIHHAVFACLRGSDGDDVRRIVDPRGRNAEVVGDGLLLRPSIPGARFLGDASKYGPLPNFKIALRELPKRGRFRVTVRAARVDDGLLVGALPTAHGPGAAAVAATPGDTAGRFTATVAEPGIHLVHVRLAGAAPRALLPDGTPPPEAKEVVLDVGSRHFAAPWYQSGFVVVRLPAGPVALAATTAGSEPIEGLALERLDETGTLARRLMAFERRTPWLGVHLGLRRDCGSTLAPVGAPQAVGSTELAEFRFEGAIANFPDPDVEPGNPNYLAGIREIAVRSEYTADRDVPRVLVRSVEFEGPLVESWPPPSHRMIIDVPGADVSDRAARARAILTAFATRAYRRPVTGVEVEALVAVWRGAVESGADDEAALHDALLAVLAAPQFLFLVETSTGPEAEPLGGHELAAKLSYFLWNSPPDDALQSRAADGTLAAALSGEVERLVADRRFSRFADAFVGEWLGLGRFDVVETDRTRFPRLGAHAKPSLRAEPARFFEHLVRTNAPLGQLVAADVVVVNEVVADYYGCGERVESGFEFVPVAVGTRADLGGLLTMPAVLAGLSDGREPNPVKRGAWFARAIVGRPPPDPPPNVPKLDDLTALPLRERLERHRSAKGCTGCHEGIDPWGLPFEAFDAAGRLRSDAVDAASRLPDGTVVADFTAFRDHVRTALLDDVVAELLRRLATYGCGRPPVGADAKMYRELAVALRARGAGVRDALQAVVASAPFLTK